From the genome of Ananas comosus cultivar F153 linkage group 18, ASM154086v1, whole genome shotgun sequence, one region includes:
- the LOC109723636 gene encoding ferritin-4, chloroplastic-like, which produces MLLRSSSSALSLLPPPYDNSSSASAVAIGGGGAARSSAARIPVRRRRGGSPVAMATGGSRSKTVTGVVFEPFEEVKHELALVPTAADKSLARHKYADECEIAINEQINIEYNVSYVYHAMFAYFDRDNVALKGLAKFFKESSEEERGHAEKLMKYQNKRGGRVKLQSILMPVSEFDHPEKGDALYAMELALSLEKLTNEKLLNLHGVAQKSKDIQMADFVETEYLGEQVEAIKKISEYVAQLRRVGKGHGVWHFDQMLLREEEEVVVA; this is translated from the exons ATGCTACTCagatcctcttcctccgccctctccctcctcccccctccctACGACaactcctcctccgcctccgccgtggccatcggcggcggcggcgccgcgcgGAGCTCCGCCGCGAGGATCCccgtgcggcggcggaggggcggTTCTCCGGTGGCCATGGCGACGGGGGGATCCCGCTCCAAAACCGTCACGGGAGTGGTGTTCGAGCCCTTCGAGGAGGTGAAGCACGAGCTCGCCCTCGTTCCCACCGCCGCCGACAAGTCCCTCGCCCGCCACAAGTACGCCGACGAGTGCGAGATCGCCATTAACGAGCAGATCAA TATTGAATACAACGTTTCGTACGTGTATCACGCGATGTTCGCCTACTTCGACCGAGATAATGTTGCTCTAAAAGGCCTTGCCAA GTTCTTCAAGGAGTCGAGCGAAGAAGAAAGAGGACACGCAGAAAAGCTTATGAAGTACCAG AATAAGCGCGGAGGCAGAGTGAAACTCCAGTCTATTTTGATGCCGGTTAGTGAATTCGATCATCCGGAGAAAGGAGATGCATTATATG cAATGGAGCTTGCCTTGTCTCTTGAGAAGCTGACGAATGAGAAACTTCTGAATCTGCATGGT GTGGCACAGAAAAGCAAGGATATTCAGATGGCAGACTTTGTTGAGACCGAGTACTTGGGGGAACAG GTTGAGGCTATAAAGAAAATCTCTGAGTATGTTGCTCAACTGAGAAGGGTGGGCAAAGGACACG GAGTTTGGCATTTTGATCAGATGCTTCTTCGCGAAGAAGAGGAGGTGGTTGTTGCGTAA
- the LOC109724444 gene encoding glucan endo-1,3-beta-glucosidase 9, translating to MAMRCGHRPVILLLVVFVVVVSSPFSTALGVNWGGASSQPLPAPKVVTGLLRPNGVVRVKLADADPAALASLVGSGIGVAVGIPNQMLRDLGASKKAAASWVHDNVTRYLSDRGPGARLGIEYVAVGDEPFLLSYGKEFEPYVVGAATNIRLALTAAKADRIKVIVPCSFDVIQTESNLPSKSHFRPDLNKTMTDLLSFLANYSSPFVIDVNPFSALQQNKNLSLDYLLFQKKSRPITDGNSSYNNFFDLSIDSLISSLSKVGFGEMEVVVGRIGWPTDGAVNATPSVAQTFNKALIDHLKTKSGTPLRPKRFPTETYLFSLLDEDRRSITAGNYERHWGIFTFDGQAKYNVDLGQGSKSLESAHNVEYLYPRWCVVNNNNDKDLSNVTAGASEACSNADCTALSPGSSCFGIGWPANVSYAFNSYYQQRDQSQESCDFGGLGLITTVDPSLGDCRFAIALRTSFSTSIHETLIATRMMILSAFVWLYLLSFS from the exons ATGGCGATGCGGTGCGGTCACCGCCCGGTGATTCTACTCctcgtcgtcttcgtcgtcgtTGTTTCCTCTCCGTTCTCCACGGCACTGGGGGTGAACTGGGGCGGGGCCTCCTCGCAGCCCCTCCCGGCGCCGAAGGTGGTGACGGGACTCCTCCGCCCCAACGGCGTGGTGCGCGTGAAGCTCGCCGACGCCGATCCCGCCGCGCTCGCGAGCCTCGTCGGCTCCGGGATCGGCGTCGCCGTGGGGATCCCCAACCAGATGCTCCGCGACCTCGGCGCCTCCAAAAAGGCTGCAGCGAGCTGGGTCCACGACAATGTCACCCGCTACCTCTCCGACCGTGGACCCGGCGCACGCCTCGGGATCGA GTATGTTGCCGTCGGTGACGAGCCGTTCCTCCTCAGCTATGGGAAAGAGTTCGAACCTTATGTAGTTGGTGCAGCAACGAACATTCGGCTTGCCTTGACTGCCGCAAAAGCCGACAGGATCAAAGTTATAGTTCCTTGCAGCTTCGATGTAATCCAAACTGAATCTAATCTCCCTTCGAAGAGCCACTTCAGGCCCGATCTCAACAAGACCATGACCGacctcctctccttcctcgcCAACTACAGCTCCCCCTTTGTGATCGACGTCAATCCTTTCTCGGCCCTTCAGCAGAATAAGAACCTTTCCCTCGACTATCTCCTCTTCCAGAAAAAGTCTCGTCCAATTACCGATGGAAACAGCAGTTACAACAATTTTTTCGATTTAAGCATCGATTCTTTGATCTCGTCTTTGTCGAAGGTTGGGTTCGGTGAAATGGAAGTTGTAGTGGGGAGAATAGGATGGCCTACGGACGGAGCTGTGAATGCCACTCCATCTGTTGCCCAAACCTTCAACAAAGCCCTAATTGACCACTTGAAGACCAAGTCGGGAACTCCGCTTCGGCCCAAAAGGTTTCCAACTGAGACATATCTATTCAGTCTTCTTGACGAAGATCGGCGCAGTATAACAGCCGGTAATTACGAAAGGCATTGGGGAATCTTCACCTTTGACGGCCAAGCTAAGTACAATGTCGACTTGGGCCAAGGTTCGAAGAGCCTAGAGAGTGCTCATAATGTGGAGTATCTTTATCCTAGGTGGTGTGTGGTGAATAATAACAATGATAAGGACTTATCAAATGTTACTGCCGGCGCCTCCGAGGCTTGCTCTAATGCTGATTGCACTGCTTTGTCGCCTGGGAGTTCTTGTTTTGGAATAGGTTGGCCCGCCAATGTGTCGTACGCGTTCAACAGCTATTATCAGCAGCGCGATCAGAGTCAAGAGAGCTGTGACTTTGGTGGGTTAGGGTTGATAACGACTGTCGATCCTTCTTTGGGTGATTGCCGGTTTGCTATCGCGCTTCGCACATCTTTCTCCACTTCGATTCATGAGACATTAATTGCCACAAGGATGATGATTTTGAGTGCGTTTGTTTGGCTTTATCTGCTTAGCTTCAGTTAG